The following coding sequences lie in one Calidithermus timidus DSM 17022 genomic window:
- a CDS encoding 16S rRNA (uracil(1498)-N(3))-methyltransferase: MRPHRALVPHLSPEIELRGREARHLLEVLRARPGDLVTVFDGKGLEGRAVVEAVEAGILRLRLEQSWEVSREVGVPVELYVALLKGDALADVVRAATELGVTRIVPTITTHSVAKEMGGNKLERLRRVAVEAAKQSGRTVVPVVAEPIPLKQIPQVEQGFVAHVGSELRVREVLEPGKPISLATGPEGGFSPQEVDFLVGRGFQPVTLGRRILRAETAPLALLALVTAGEGL; encoded by the coding sequence ATGCGCCCCCACCGCGCCCTGGTCCCCCACCTAAGCCCCGAGATCGAACTGCGGGGGCGTGAGGCCCGTCACCTGCTCGAGGTCCTGCGGGCCAGGCCGGGCGACCTGGTCACGGTGTTCGACGGGAAGGGCCTGGAAGGCCGCGCCGTGGTTGAAGCGGTGGAGGCGGGCATCTTGCGGCTGCGGCTCGAGCAAAGCTGGGAAGTCAGCCGCGAGGTTGGGGTTCCGGTCGAGCTTTACGTGGCTTTGCTCAAGGGGGACGCCCTGGCCGACGTGGTGCGGGCAGCCACCGAGCTGGGCGTGACCCGCATCGTCCCCACAATCACCACGCACTCGGTCGCCAAGGAGATGGGAGGGAACAAGCTCGAGCGCTTACGCCGGGTGGCGGTGGAAGCAGCCAAGCAGTCGGGGCGCACGGTGGTTCCGGTAGTGGCCGAGCCCATCCCCCTCAAGCAGATCCCCCAGGTTGAGCAGGGCTTCGTGGCCCACGTAGGATCCGAGCTGCGGGTGAGGGAGGTGCTCGAACCCGGCAAGCCCATCAGCCTCGCCACCGGACCAGAAGGAGGGTTCAGCCCCCAGGAGGTGGACTTTCTCGTCGGGCGGGGCTTCCAACCTGTTACCCTGGGCCGCCGCATCCTGCGGGCCGAGACCGCGCCGCTGGCCCTGCTGGCGCTGGTGACGGCGGGAGAGGGGCTTTGA
- the gcvPB gene encoding aminomethyl-transferring glycine dehydrogenase subunit GcvPB — MDFPLIFEHSRPGRRGVLPPKAPEVDLAAMLGAENLRPEAPKLPEVDELTLVRHYTNLSRRQIGIDVAFYPLGSCTMKYNPKVHETAVQLFADLHPYQDPSSVQGALHVMYELQRDLGEITGMDAVTLQPAAGAHGELTGVMIIRAYHASRGEGEQRRVVLVPDSAHGSNPATASMAGYQVREIPSGPDGEVNLEALQAELGPQVAAIMLTNPNTLGLFEERILEIARLTHQAGALLYYDGANLNAIMGMARPGDMGFDVVHLNLHKTFTVPHGGGGPGAGPVGVKARLAPFLPVPVVVKQGETYALEYDRPQSIGQVRSFFGNFGALLRAYAYIKMLGAEGVKKSAALAVLNANYLKELLKAEGFRVPYDRICMHEFVAQPPEGIKTLDVAKGLLEMGYHPPTVYFPLIVKEALMVEPTETESKESLEAFARAMGEVIRKDKEWLEHAPYTTPVRRLDEVQANRKPKLRWEAQ, encoded by the coding sequence GTGGACTTCCCCCTGATCTTCGAGCACAGCCGACCGGGGCGGCGGGGCGTGTTGCCGCCAAAGGCTCCGGAGGTAGACCTGGCGGCAATGCTGGGCGCTGAGAACCTGCGCCCCGAAGCCCCTAAGCTGCCCGAAGTGGACGAGCTCACGCTGGTGCGCCACTACACCAACCTCTCGCGCCGCCAGATCGGCATCGACGTGGCTTTCTACCCCCTGGGCTCGTGCACCATGAAGTACAACCCCAAGGTGCACGAGACCGCCGTGCAACTCTTCGCCGACCTGCACCCCTACCAGGACCCCTCCAGCGTGCAAGGCGCACTGCACGTGATGTACGAACTCCAGCGCGACCTGGGGGAGATCACCGGCATGGATGCCGTGACCCTGCAGCCTGCTGCCGGGGCCCACGGCGAGCTGACGGGGGTCATGATCATCCGGGCTTACCACGCCAGTCGGGGTGAGGGCGAGCAGCGCCGGGTGGTGCTGGTGCCCGACTCAGCCCACGGCTCCAACCCGGCCACCGCCAGCATGGCCGGCTACCAGGTCAGGGAGATCCCCTCCGGCCCTGACGGAGAGGTCAACCTCGAGGCCCTGCAGGCCGAACTCGGCCCCCAGGTCGCGGCCATCATGCTCACCAACCCCAACACGCTGGGGCTTTTCGAGGAACGCATCCTGGAGATCGCCCGGCTCACCCACCAGGCGGGAGCGCTGCTGTACTACGACGGGGCCAACCTCAACGCCATCATGGGCATGGCCCGGCCTGGAGACATGGGCTTCGACGTGGTGCACCTCAACCTGCACAAGACCTTCACCGTGCCTCACGGTGGCGGTGGGCCGGGTGCGGGTCCGGTGGGGGTCAAGGCCCGACTGGCGCCCTTCCTGCCGGTGCCCGTGGTGGTCAAGCAGGGCGAAACCTATGCCCTCGAGTACGACCGTCCCCAGAGCATCGGCCAAGTCAGGAGCTTCTTCGGCAACTTCGGAGCGTTGCTGCGGGCTTATGCCTACATCAAGATGCTGGGCGCGGAGGGGGTGAAGAAAAGTGCGGCGCTGGCAGTCTTGAACGCCAACTACCTCAAGGAGCTGCTCAAGGCTGAGGGCTTCCGCGTGCCCTACGACCGCATCTGCATGCACGAGTTCGTGGCCCAGCCGCCGGAGGGCATCAAGACCCTCGACGTGGCCAAAGGGTTATTGGAGATGGGCTACCATCCCCCCACGGTCTACTTTCCCCTCATCGTCAAGGAAGCCCTGATGGTCGAGCCCACCGAGACCGAGAGCAAGGAGAGTCTCGAGGCCTTCGCCCGCGCCATGGGTGAGGTCATCCGCAAGGACAAAGAGTGGCTCGAGCACGCTCCCTACACCACCCCGGTGCGCCGCCTCGACGAGGTGCAGGCCAACCGCAAGCCCAAGCTGCGCTGGGAGGCGCAGTAA
- the gcvPA gene encoding aminomethyl-transferring glycine dehydrogenase subunit GcvPA, giving the protein MDYTPHTPQDVQAMLERVGAKSLLELFKDVPQHILDPELKLDPPLSEAEFMRHLRELAAKNQSAAASFLGGGIRQHYVPAVIPALAARAEFLTAYTPYQPEASQGLLQAIFEYQTMISELTGLPVSNASMYDGSSALAEGVLLALRESQKMKVAISQGVHPEYRRVVRTYADAVGAEVVTLPLVEGKTALELPEGVGAVVGQNPNFLGTVENLAPLAEAAHAAGALFVAVVDPISLAVLKAPGSYGADVAVGEGQPLGNAMAYGGPHFGFMSVRSELVRQLPGRLVSETSDVDGRRGYILTLQAREQYIRRAKAKSNITTNAQLTALMGAVYLAALGPQGLREVAVRSVANAHALAERLSAITGVRLLTPAPFFNEFVLELPKPAQEVRRALLEHGIHAASPVPAEYGPKAHGPARPEGNLTHLALFACTEQHTEADLEGLEAALREVLA; this is encoded by the coding sequence ATGGACTACACCCCCCACACCCCCCAGGACGTGCAGGCGATGCTCGAGCGCGTCGGCGCAAAGAGCCTGCTCGAGCTCTTCAAGGACGTGCCCCAGCACATCCTCGACCCCGAACTGAAGCTGGACCCCCCCCTGAGCGAAGCCGAGTTTATGCGGCACTTACGCGAGCTCGCCGCGAAGAACCAGAGCGCCGCCGCCTCCTTCCTGGGTGGGGGAATTCGCCAGCACTACGTGCCCGCCGTGATTCCGGCGCTGGCGGCGCGGGCGGAGTTCCTCACGGCCTACACGCCCTACCAGCCCGAGGCCAGCCAGGGGCTGCTGCAGGCGATCTTCGAGTACCAGACCATGATCAGCGAGCTCACCGGCTTGCCGGTGTCCAACGCCTCGATGTACGACGGCTCGAGCGCCTTGGCCGAGGGGGTGCTGCTGGCCCTGCGCGAGAGCCAAAAGATGAAGGTAGCCATCTCCCAAGGGGTTCACCCCGAGTACCGCCGGGTGGTGCGCACCTACGCCGACGCGGTGGGGGCTGAGGTGGTGACGTTGCCCCTCGTGGAGGGTAAGACTGCCCTCGAGCTGCCCGAGGGGGTGGGGGCGGTGGTGGGCCAAAACCCCAACTTCCTGGGCACGGTGGAAAACCTGGCCCCCCTGGCCGAGGCCGCTCACGCCGCCGGGGCGCTGTTCGTGGCGGTGGTGGACCCCATCTCGCTGGCCGTGCTCAAGGCTCCCGGAAGCTATGGGGCCGACGTGGCGGTGGGGGAGGGGCAACCGCTGGGCAACGCCATGGCCTACGGCGGTCCTCACTTCGGCTTTATGTCGGTGCGTTCCGAGCTGGTGCGTCAGCTGCCAGGTCGCTTGGTCTCCGAGACTAGCGATGTCGATGGCAGGCGGGGCTACATCCTGACCCTACAGGCCCGCGAGCAGTACATCCGCCGAGCTAAGGCCAAGTCCAACATCACCACCAACGCTCAGCTCACCGCGCTGATGGGCGCGGTCTATCTGGCCGCCTTGGGGCCGCAGGGCCTGCGCGAGGTAGCGGTGCGCTCGGTTGCCAACGCCCACGCCCTGGCCGAGCGGCTGAGCGCGATCACGGGAGTCCGGCTGCTTACGCCCGCACCCTTTTTCAACGAGTTCGTGCTCGAGTTGCCCAAACCCGCCCAGGAAGTGCGCCGGGCCCTGCTCGAGCACGGTATCCACGCAGCGAGCCCGGTCCCGGCGGAGTACGGCCCCAAGGCGCACGGGCCTGCCCGTCCCGAAGGGAATCTGACTCACCTGGCCCTCTTTGCTTGCACCGAACAGCACACCGAGGCCGACTTGGAGGGGCTCGAGGCGGCTTTGCGGGAGGTTTTGGCATGA
- the gcvH gene encoding glycine cleavage system protein GcvH, with amino-acid sequence MKYPDNLRYTKTHEWVLLEDDGIVTVGISDYAQDALGDVVFVELPEVGEQVDAGEGVAAVESVKTASDIYAPISGEIVEVNTDLTNQPELLNTEPYGGGWIFRIKPDNPADVEKLLEASAYQEFAESQ; translated from the coding sequence ATGAAATACCCCGATAACCTTCGCTATACCAAGACTCACGAGTGGGTGCTGCTGGAGGACGATGGCATCGTCACCGTAGGGATCAGTGATTACGCGCAGGATGCGCTGGGCGACGTGGTTTTCGTCGAGCTGCCCGAGGTGGGCGAGCAGGTTGACGCCGGCGAGGGAGTGGCGGCGGTGGAATCGGTCAAGACCGCCTCCGACATCTACGCTCCAATCTCGGGTGAGATCGTCGAGGTCAACACCGACCTGACCAACCAGCCCGAGCTGCTCAACACCGAGCCTTACGGCGGCGGTTGGATTTTCCGCATCAAGCCCGACAACCCCGCCGACGTGGAGAAGCTGCTCGAGGCCTCGGCCTACCAGGAGTTCGCCGAGAGCCAGTAG
- the gcvT gene encoding glycine cleavage system aminomethyltransferase GcvT, producing the protein MKTTPLTAAHRALGAKMAPFAGYDMPIQYSSISAEHLAVREAVGMFDVSHMGEFWIRGAQALEFLQYLTPNDVSKLRVGRAQYSMLPNAEGGLVDDVYVYRTGEQEYLMVVNAANVEKDWAHVQALAEGFDVELENASEDWALIAVQGPKAAEKLQVLCDADLSAARKNDTFAAKVAGKAVRLARTGYTGEDGFEVFTAPADAEAVWQALLGAGVTPCGLGARDTLRLEAGFPLYGHELTDETSPLCTPFAWVVKTYKEFHGKAAMLSRPCPRRLVGLVLEQGIPREGYKVFAEGREVGQVTSGTLSPLSKKGIAMAYIEAAYEGLDTPLQVEIRGKLYAGKVSKLPFVPLG; encoded by the coding sequence GTGAAGACAACACCCCTCACGGCGGCCCACCGGGCATTGGGTGCCAAGATGGCCCCTTTTGCCGGGTACGACATGCCCATCCAGTACAGCTCCATCAGCGCCGAGCACCTGGCGGTGCGCGAGGCGGTGGGGATGTTCGACGTCAGCCACATGGGTGAGTTCTGGATCCGCGGGGCGCAGGCGCTGGAGTTCTTGCAGTACCTCACCCCCAACGACGTGTCCAAGCTCAGGGTAGGCCGGGCGCAGTACTCCATGCTGCCCAACGCCGAGGGTGGACTGGTCGACGACGTCTACGTCTACCGCACCGGCGAGCAGGAGTACCTGATGGTGGTCAACGCGGCCAACGTCGAGAAGGACTGGGCCCACGTGCAGGCGCTGGCCGAGGGCTTCGACGTAGAGCTCGAGAACGCCTCCGAGGACTGGGCCCTTATCGCGGTGCAGGGGCCCAAGGCCGCCGAGAAGCTGCAAGTGCTGTGCGACGCCGACCTCTCCGCCGCCCGCAAGAACGACACCTTCGCGGCTAAGGTCGCGGGGAAAGCTGTTCGTCTGGCCCGCACTGGCTACACCGGGGAGGATGGCTTCGAGGTGTTCACCGCCCCCGCCGACGCCGAGGCGGTGTGGCAGGCGCTGCTGGGGGCCGGAGTGACGCCTTGCGGTTTGGGGGCGCGGGATACCCTGCGCCTCGAGGCCGGTTTTCCCCTCTACGGCCACGAGCTCACCGACGAGACCAGCCCGCTATGCACCCCCTTCGCCTGGGTGGTCAAGACCTACAAGGAGTTTCACGGCAAGGCTGCGATGCTCTCCCGGCCCTGTCCCAGGCGGTTGGTGGGGTTGGTGCTCGAGCAGGGCATTCCCAGAGAGGGCTACAAGGTCTTCGCCGAGGGTCGCGAGGTGGGGCAGGTGACCTCGGGCACCTTGTCCCCCCTGAGCAAGAAGGGCATCGCCATGGCCTATATCGAGGCGGCCTACGAGGGCTTGGATACTCCCCTGCAGGTGGAAATCCGTGGCAAACTGTATGCGGGAAAAGTCAGCAAGCTACCGTTCGTGCCTTTAGGATAA
- a CDS encoding nucleotidyltransferase, whose product MLELLRIMNEEGVRSIIIGGYALAFLGQPRYTKDLDLWVDANQADRLLSAITRFFGGDNLGLTVEDFATPGVIQLGYEPNRVDLIVIEGQDFDGAYARSLDRKVGGVSLKVVSQEDFVRLKRAFGRSIDLRDIEGLDPGGNQ is encoded by the coding sequence ATGCTGGAGCTGCTCCGCATCATGAACGAAGAAGGCGTGCGCTCAATCATCATCGGCGGGTACGCCCTTGCTTTCCTGGGCCAGCCGCGCTATACCAAGGACCTCGACCTGTGGGTGGACGCAAACCAGGCCGACCGCCTGCTGAGCGCCATCACCCGTTTCTTCGGCGGTGACAACCTGGGGTTGACGGTCGAGGACTTCGCCACGCCTGGGGTGATCCAGTTAGGCTATGAGCCCAACCGCGTCGACCTCATCGTGATCGAAGGCCAGGACTTCGACGGTGCCTACGCGCGCAGCCTTGACCGCAAGGTCGGGGGCGTTTCCCTCAAGGTGGTGAGCCAGGAAGACTTCGTACGCCTGAAGCGGGCATTCGGACGCTCTATCGACCTGCGGGACATCGAGGGCTTGGACCCCGGAGGAAACCAATGA
- a CDS encoding GTP-binding protein, whose amino-acid sequence MSTINFAAREINFKIVYYGPGMSGKTTNLKWVFGQIPETRRGDMVSLATEDERTLFFDFLPVDLGEVKGFKTRFHLYTVPGQVFYNASRKLILRGVDGIVFVADSAPNRLRANAESFRNLRENLAEYGLTMDEVPIVLQANKRDLPDALPVEMVQMVIDPDKKYSMFEAVASAGVGVFETLKAVSRLVLSRVATAG is encoded by the coding sequence ATGAGCACGATCAACTTTGCCGCCCGCGAGATCAACTTCAAAATCGTCTACTACGGCCCCGGCATGTCCGGCAAGACCACCAACCTCAAGTGGGTCTTCGGCCAGATCCCCGAAACCCGCCGCGGGGACATGGTCTCCCTGGCCACCGAGGACGAGCGCACCCTGTTCTTCGACTTCCTCCCCGTCGACCTCGGCGAGGTCAAGGGCTTCAAGACCCGCTTCCACCTCTACACGGTTCCGGGCCAGGTCTTCTACAACGCCAGCCGCAAGCTCATCCTGCGCGGCGTCGATGGCATCGTTTTCGTGGCCGATTCCGCCCCCAACCGCCTGCGGGCCAACGCCGAGTCCTTCCGCAACCTGCGCGAGAACCTCGCCGAGTACGGCCTGACCATGGACGAGGTGCCCATCGTGCTCCAGGCCAACAAGCGCGATCTCCCCGACGCGCTGCCGGTGGAGATGGTGCAGATGGTCATCGACCCCGACAAGAAGTACAGCATGTTCGAGGCGGTAGCCTCGGCGGGCGTGGGTGTCTTCGAAACCCTCAAGGCGGTGAGCCGCCTGGTGCTCTCGAGGGTCGCCACGGCGGGCTGA
- a CDS encoding roadblock/LC7 domain-containing protein codes for MIEPAIALYGSTFQSVMKTLEELLRESGARYVMLLDRKGFVLAHKEALWAPRPPALDSLATLIAGNAAATQALAKMLGEPRFQEIVHQGEQNGLYVEEIGEVVLLTILFDNSAPLGRVKLTAKKAAQTLEQLIREAIVTPNKMGIDTEYRDGANALLDELFGS; via the coding sequence ATGATTGAGCCCGCAATAGCGCTCTACGGCTCGACCTTTCAGAGCGTGATGAAGACGCTCGAGGAGCTGCTGCGCGAGAGCGGCGCCCGCTACGTGATGCTCTTGGACCGCAAGGGCTTCGTGCTGGCGCACAAGGAGGCCCTCTGGGCCCCTCGCCCCCCCGCGCTCGATTCGCTGGCGACCCTCATCGCCGGCAACGCCGCCGCCACCCAGGCCCTCGCCAAGATGCTGGGCGAGCCGCGCTTCCAGGAGATCGTCCACCAGGGCGAGCAAAACGGTCTCTACGTCGAGGAGATCGGCGAGGTGGTCCTCCTCACCATCCTCTTCGACAACTCCGCGCCGCTGGGGCGGGTCAAGCTCACGGCCAAGAAGGCCGCTCAGACGCTCGAGCAACTCATCCGCGAAGCCATTGTCACACCCAATAAAATGGGCATCGACACCGAATACCGCGATGGTGCCAACGCACTGCTGGATGAGCTGTTTGGGAGTTAG
- a CDS encoding M20/M25/M40 family metallo-hydrolase: MKLPDTVIRYAQETLRDLVALPSVSAEQRALPETAQRVKELLEELGLRAEIHPTPGAPVVYAEGGEGGPTMLFYNHYDVQPADPLELWESDPFAMTERDGHWYARGISDDKGELTSRLAALKWLIEEHGKLPFRVKFLVEGEEEVGSPNLEAYVAQNRQRLQADAVIWEFGSVDSVGRPLVYCGLKGIVAVELRVRTAAYDLHSSLGAVVQNPIYRLSAALASLRDNEGRVLIEGFYDRVRPLSKAEERSLEAIPDESGHLSELYGVKGFLGGAKGTEFHRRLAALPVVNINGFHSGYGGPGSKTVLPAEAFAKLDFRLVPDQEPSEVVELLRRHLDRHGFDDVEVITLEAGEHPARSDLGAPWVQQAVEALRETYGLEPIVHLSSGGSGPMYPFTHHLGAPVVSIGIGYPGSRVHSPNENIRIADFERGVAAIKRALEKFAGL, encoded by the coding sequence ATGAAACTCCCCGACACGGTTATCCGTTACGCCCAGGAGACTTTGCGCGACCTGGTGGCCCTCCCCTCGGTCTCGGCCGAGCAGCGCGCCCTGCCCGAGACGGCCCAGCGCGTGAAGGAATTGCTCGAGGAACTGGGCCTGCGGGCCGAGATCCACCCTACGCCCGGCGCCCCGGTGGTCTATGCCGAGGGTGGGGAGGGCGGCCCGACCATGCTGTTCTACAACCACTACGACGTGCAACCCGCCGACCCGCTCGAGCTGTGGGAGAGCGACCCCTTCGCCATGACCGAGCGCGACGGGCACTGGTACGCACGGGGCATCAGCGACGACAAGGGCGAGCTCACCTCGCGCCTGGCGGCCCTGAAGTGGCTCATCGAGGAGCACGGGAAGCTGCCTTTTAGGGTCAAGTTCCTCGTCGAGGGCGAGGAGGAGGTGGGTAGCCCCAACCTCGAGGCCTACGTCGCGCAGAACCGCCAGCGCCTGCAGGCCGACGCGGTGATCTGGGAGTTCGGCAGCGTGGACAGCGTGGGGCGGCCTTTGGTCTACTGCGGGCTCAAGGGCATCGTCGCCGTAGAGCTACGGGTGCGTACCGCCGCCTACGATCTCCACTCCTCACTGGGCGCGGTGGTGCAGAACCCCATCTACCGCCTCTCGGCAGCCCTGGCCAGCCTGCGCGATAACGAAGGCCGGGTGCTCATCGAGGGCTTCTACGACCGGGTGCGCCCACTGAGCAAGGCCGAGGAACGGAGCCTCGAGGCCATCCCCGACGAGTCGGGGCACCTCAGCGAGCTGTACGGCGTGAAGGGGTTCCTGGGCGGGGCGAAGGGCACCGAGTTCCACCGCCGCCTGGCGGCCCTTCCGGTGGTCAACATCAACGGCTTCCACTCCGGCTACGGCGGCCCCGGCTCCAAGACGGTGCTGCCCGCCGAGGCCTTCGCCAAGCTCGACTTCCGCCTGGTCCCCGACCAGGAGCCCTCCGAGGTGGTCGAACTGCTGCGCCGGCACCTCGACCGGCACGGTTTCGACGACGTCGAGGTGATCACGCTGGAGGCCGGGGAGCACCCCGCCCGCAGCGACCTGGGGGCCCCCTGGGTGCAGCAAGCGGTGGAGGCATTGCGCGAGACCTACGGGCTCGAGCCCATCGTGCACCTCAGCTCGGGCGGAAGCGGGCCGATGTACCCCTTCACCCACCACCTGGGTGCCCCGGTGGTGAGCATCGGCATCGGCTACCCCGGCAGCCGGGTGCACAGCCCCAACGAGAACATCCGCATCGCCGACTTCGAGCGCGGGGTGGCCGCCATCAAGCGGGCCCTGGAGAAGTTCGCAGGGCTGTGA
- a CDS encoding alpha/beta hydrolase family protein, translating into MRWLALLLLLGAVQAQQTIAELRARSYGEGELTLERTLAQNRDFTRYLVRWPSEGLIQYGFMNVPSGKGPYPVVLVLHGYVNPATYRTLAYTTRYADAIARMGYVVIHPNYRGHPPSQGSPEGVFRVNYAIDVLNLAAIVRRQSGEGPLAKADGSRMGLWGHSMGGGIALRVAVVDPRVRAVVLYGSMSGDERKNASQIYYVYSGRTRGLTELNAPDERIKAISPIYHLQNARAAFSVHHGTADEQVPYAWSVELCQKLKALGKSAECFSYRDARHIFPSGSRADAIFIAKVQDFFARTLKGADRR; encoded by the coding sequence ATGCGCTGGCTGGCTTTGCTGTTGCTGCTCGGAGCGGTTCAGGCCCAGCAGACCATCGCCGAGTTGCGGGCCCGCAGCTACGGCGAGGGCGAGCTGACCCTTGAACGCACCCTGGCGCAAAACCGGGACTTCACTCGTTACTTGGTGCGCTGGCCCTCGGAGGGCCTGATCCAGTACGGCTTCATGAACGTGCCCAGCGGCAAGGGCCCCTACCCGGTGGTGCTGGTGCTGCACGGCTACGTCAACCCCGCCACCTACCGCACCCTGGCCTACACCACCCGCTACGCCGACGCCATCGCCCGCATGGGCTACGTGGTCATCCACCCCAACTACCGGGGTCATCCCCCTTCGCAGGGCAGCCCGGAGGGGGTCTTCCGCGTCAACTACGCCATCGACGTGCTCAACCTGGCCGCCATCGTGCGCAGGCAGAGCGGCGAGGGGCCGCTCGCCAAGGCCGACGGGAGCCGGATGGGGCTGTGGGGCCACAGCATGGGCGGGGGCATCGCGCTGCGCGTCGCGGTCGTAGACCCGCGGGTCCGGGCTGTGGTGCTCTACGGCTCGATGTCGGGCGACGAGCGCAAGAACGCCAGCCAGATCTACTACGTCTACTCGGGCCGCACTCGAGGCCTGACCGAGCTCAATGCCCCCGACGAGCGCATCAAGGCCATCTCCCCCATCTACCACCTGCAAAACGCCCGCGCCGCCTTCAGCGTGCACCACGGCACCGCCGACGAGCAGGTGCCCTACGCCTGGAGCGTGGAGCTGTGCCAGAAGCTAAAGGCCCTGGGCAAGAGCGCCGAGTGCTTCAGCTACCGCGACGCCCGCCACATCTTCCCCAGCGGAAGCCGTGCCGACGCAATCTTTATCGCCAAAGTGCAGGACTTTTTCGCCCGGACGCTGAAAGGTGCCGATCGTCGATAG
- the hemW gene encoding radical SAM family heme chaperone HemW, giving the protein MRSLYVHVPFCPTLCPYCDFHVLRRYGGVVEAYLERLAEEAAALHARFPGPLKTLYFGGGTPSFLRGHELERLFAALPWRLEAGAEMTMEANPGTLSPERLALLKHLGVNRLSIGVQSFQDSVLESLGRAHGRKGALRAVEMSLEAGFRTSIDLILGLPGQDFEADLREAAALEVGHVSAYTLQIEPGTPFELRGIRLDEELEAAAFEAAEEILARAGLSRYEISNFATPGQESEHNRVYWRNGFWGALGPAATGHYPKGLEDHGVYSVRATNPPLPRWLAGEPPQVEAVSPLEHARESLMLGLRLREGVDVEALEQRTGSELWSWLEHAVERLETQGKLWREGYRIGATRAGLPTLHAVILELWEGLEPYLDTPSGR; this is encoded by the coding sequence ATGCGAAGCCTCTACGTCCACGTCCCTTTCTGCCCCACCCTCTGCCCCTACTGCGATTTTCACGTGCTGCGGCGCTACGGCGGGGTCGTGGAGGCCTACCTCGAGCGCCTCGCCGAGGAAGCCGCCGCGCTGCACGCACGCTTCCCCGGCCCACTAAAGACGCTTTACTTCGGGGGCGGGACGCCGAGTTTCCTGCGCGGCCACGAGCTCGAGCGCCTCTTCGCCGCGCTCCCCTGGCGGCTTGAGGCCGGCGCGGAGATGACGATGGAGGCCAACCCCGGAACCCTGAGTCCTGAGCGCCTAGCCCTCCTCAAACACCTGGGGGTCAACCGGCTTTCCATTGGCGTGCAGAGCTTCCAGGACAGCGTGCTGGAGAGCCTGGGGCGGGCGCACGGGCGGAAGGGGGCGCTCCGGGCCGTGGAAATGAGCCTGGAAGCGGGCTTCCGCACCTCCATCGACCTGATCTTGGGCCTGCCCGGCCAGGATTTCGAGGCCGACCTGCGCGAAGCCGCCGCGCTGGAGGTGGGGCACGTCTCGGCGTATACCTTGCAGATCGAGCCCGGCACCCCCTTTGAGCTCCGTGGGATAAGGCTAGATGAGGAGCTCGAGGCCGCCGCTTTCGAGGCTGCCGAAGAGATTTTGGCTCGGGCCGGGCTAAGCCGCTACGAGATCTCAAACTTTGCCACGCCGGGCCAAGAGAGCGAGCACAACCGGGTCTACTGGCGGAATGGCTTTTGGGGCGCGCTGGGGCCGGCGGCGACAGGGCACTACCCCAAAGGGCTTGAGGACCACGGGGTCTACTCGGTCAGGGCTACCAACCCGCCGCTGCCGCGCTGGCTGGCAGGAGAGCCACCCCAGGTGGAAGCGGTAAGCCCCCTCGAGCACGCCCGCGAGTCGCTGATGCTGGGGCTGCGGCTGCGCGAGGGGGTGGACGTGGAAGCGCTCGAGCAGCGCACGGGATCGGAGCTCTGGAGCTGGCTGGAGCATGCGGTGGAGCGGCTCGAGACCCAGGGCAAGCTGTGGCGCGAAGGGTACAGGATCGGGGCAACCCGAGCAGGCCTCCCCACGTTGCACGCGGTGATTCTCGAGCTGTGGGAGGGACTCGAGCCCTACTTGGACACGCCCTCCGGCAGGTGA